Proteins encoded in a region of the Candidatus Nitrosomarinus catalina genome:
- a CDS encoding cupredoxin domain-containing protein produces the protein MVTKSSILGLIAALAVVLIAVSAVGENVDSQVPKIGTVEESGFSQSCVETGCYTPSILTIKSGTVVTMTNTDPTGVHTFTSGNVDGFDPKPDGMFDSQVLMVGDAYERKFSQKGTFDYYCTLHTWMTGQIIVE, from the coding sequence ATGGTAACTAAATCAAGTATTCTTGGATTAATTGCAGCACTAGCAGTTGTATTAATTGCAGTATCTGCAGTAGGTGAAAATGTCGACTCTCAAGTACCTAAAATTGGAACAGTAGAAGAATCTGGATTCTCACAATCATGTGTCGAAACAGGTTGCTATACTCCAAGTATATTGACCATAAAATCTGGCACAGTTGTAACAATGACAAATACTGATCCAACAGGTGTCCATACATTTACATCTGGAAATGTTGATGGATTTGATCCAAAACCTGATGGAATGTTTGATTCTCAAGTATTGATGGTTGGCGATGCATATGAAAGAAAATTTTCTCAAAAAGGAACTTTTGATTACTATTGTACATTACATACCTGGATGACTGGCCAAATTATTGTTGAATAA
- the cobT gene encoding nicotinate mononucleotide-dependent phosphoribosyltransferase CobT — protein MEDFELFGNVEQAQNFLESVKSGRFLLSFVMSYSQTCEIPGITIAGANSESMKYTPPADAEYLHYGYCKTIDNIPMTPDGKPTPALLTKTALESASIPHLTINAGSKITPQLPFIETGLSFGKNISVEPAMTDSEVSSAVEFGRIVGRNMASLTDCLVIGESIPGGTTTALAVLKAFDFDAKTSSSIPTNPIKLKNEVVDSAIKRIDSDHPYSVLAKVGDPMIAFVAGMLSSASAVSKVMLAGGTQMTAVLAFASKIGFNEENTAIGTTSYITNDQNANFTNIVKQIADIPAISVNPGLNNSKYSGLKAFSEGFGKEGAGAGGSIISSMLKTGNDSTKFLNLAEKEYDRLSSLSES, from the coding sequence TTGGAAGATTTTGAGTTGTTTGGCAATGTTGAACAGGCACAAAATTTCCTGGAGTCGGTAAAATCTGGAAGATTTCTTCTCTCGTTTGTAATGTCTTATTCTCAAACATGTGAAATTCCTGGAATTACTATTGCTGGTGCAAATAGCGAATCTATGAAATATACTCCCCCTGCTGATGCAGAATACCTCCACTATGGATATTGCAAAACAATTGATAATATTCCCATGACCCCTGATGGAAAACCTACTCCAGCTCTATTAACTAAAACAGCTTTGGAATCTGCTAGTATCCCTCATTTAACAATTAATGCCGGAAGTAAAATTACTCCACAATTGCCTTTCATTGAAACTGGCTTATCTTTTGGAAAAAATATTTCTGTTGAACCGGCAATGACTGATTCAGAAGTTTCCAGTGCAGTTGAATTTGGCAGAATTGTTGGAAGAAACATGGCTTCATTAACTGATTGTTTGGTAATTGGTGAATCAATTCCTGGTGGAACAACAACTGCTTTAGCTGTATTGAAGGCTTTTGATTTTGATGCAAAAACAAGTTCTAGTATTCCTACAAATCCTATTAAACTAAAAAATGAAGTTGTAGATTCTGCAATAAAACGAATTGATTCTGATCATCCGTATAGTGTTCTTGCAAAGGTTGGTGATCCTATGATTGCTTTTGTTGCAGGAATGTTGAGTTCAGCATCTGCTGTTTCTAAAGTAATGCTAGCTGGTGGTACACAGATGACAGCAGTTTTGGCATTTGCATCTAAAATTGGATTTAATGAAGAAAATACTGCAATTGGAACTACGTCCTATATCACAAATGATCAAAATGCAAATTTCACTAATATTGTAAAACAGATTGCAGATATTCCTGCAATCTCTGTAAATCCTGGATTAAACAATTCAAAATATTCTGGACTAAAGGCATTTTCTGAAGGATTTGGAAAAGAAGGTGCAGGTGCTGGGGGCAGTATTATTTCATCAATGCTCAAAACAGGAAATGACTCTACTAAATTCTTGAATCTTGCAGAAAAGGAATATGATAGATTATCTTCATTATCAGAGTCCTAA
- a CDS encoding hydroxyacylglutathione hydrolase family protein, translating into MIVHQIPVGPMQNFSYIVVDEDSSESIIIDPSWNLMELELIIKENNLKIKYIVNTHYHDDHTRGNEEMVASTKAPIIQHESSTLKNDITVKDGDFIEFGNSKLKVLHTPGHSPDSICLVGDGKIFSGDTLFVGNCGRIDLPGGNASELYHSLFDVLHSLDNDLVMYPGHNYGSTETSTIGKEKMTNMIMQKRTEQQFLDMMG; encoded by the coding sequence ATGATAGTACATCAAATCCCCGTTGGACCAATGCAAAACTTTTCTTATATTGTAGTTGATGAAGATTCCAGCGAATCTATAATTATTGATCCATCTTGGAATTTGATGGAATTGGAATTAATAATTAAAGAAAATAATTTAAAAATAAAATATATTGTTAATACCCATTATCACGATGATCATACCCGAGGAAACGAAGAGATGGTTGCATCCACCAAAGCTCCTATTATTCAACATGAATCATCAACTTTGAAAAATGACATTACTGTAAAGGATGGAGATTTTATTGAATTTGGTAACTCAAAATTAAAAGTTCTTCATACTCCTGGACATTCTCCTGATAGTATTTGTCTTGTAGGTGATGGAAAAATTTTTTCTGGTGATACATTATTTGTTGGAAATTGTGGTAGAATTGATTTACCTGGAGGTAATGCTTCTGAACTTTATCATAGTCTTTTTGATGTGCTTCATTCTTTAGATAATGATTTGGTAATGTATCCTGGTCACAATTATGGTTCTACTGAAACCTCGACTATAGGAAAAGAAAAAATGACTAACATGATAATGCAAAAGAGAACTGAACAACAGTTCTTAGATATGATGGGTTAG
- a CDS encoding NAD(P)H-hydrate epimerase, with translation MEITVDQMYQIENKGHDMGFLKKFMMENAGAAAVRRLLTKFDDVASKNILIFVGLGNNGGDGLVMARHLAGYGSNVTVMLLGDPEKIKTEESNWNWSILKKMPSVNLMSGNSLDFDFKPDIIIDGILGTGISGEIREPYASAINYINNTDCYKFAVDVPSGLDPQTGNTANIFTKCDMTVTFHKMKEGIPKRKDLTGELYAEKIGIPVEAEEGIV, from the coding sequence ATGGAAATAACAGTAGATCAAATGTATCAAATTGAAAATAAAGGTCATGATATGGGTTTTTTAAAAAAATTCATGATGGAAAATGCTGGAGCCGCAGCAGTCAGACGTTTACTTACAAAATTCGATGATGTAGCCTCAAAAAATATTTTAATTTTTGTCGGATTGGGAAATAATGGCGGCGATGGTTTAGTTATGGCTAGACATTTAGCTGGCTATGGTTCTAATGTTACTGTAATGCTTTTAGGTGATCCTGAAAAAATTAAAACCGAAGAAAGTAATTGGAACTGGTCAATTTTAAAAAAAATGCCTTCTGTAAACCTAATGTCTGGTAATTCTTTGGACTTTGATTTCAAACCCGATATAATCATCGACGGAATTTTGGGTACTGGAATTTCAGGTGAAATTAGAGAACCATATGCATCAGCAATTAATTATATCAATAACACAGATTGCTACAAATTTGCAGTAGATGTTCCATCTGGATTAGATCCTCAAACTGGAAATACTGCAAACATTTTCACAAAATGTGACATGACAGTTACATTTCATAAGATGAAAGAAGGAATTCCAAAAAGAAAAGATTTGACTGGTGAACTGTATGCAGAAAAAATTGGTATTCCTGTTGAAGCTGAAGAGGGAATTGTATGA
- a CDS encoding translin family protein: protein MTLKNVKPSLNKITKSLAATQDSREFLLKNTREIIILCSKSIIAVHKGELATAKNNLKQADKLLKKYKKKATGQLRRYLITPEQEYVEAACLIAIVEKKDIPSDKKLAVMPESYVLGLLDCVGELKRKVFDEMRTGDIDDAIRFFEIMENLYLQLYTFSLYDKVVKEARRKIDVNRILVDDVRSAITEEKRRIELIKSLEKLEK, encoded by the coding sequence ATGACATTAAAAAACGTTAAACCATCATTAAATAAAATTACAAAATCTTTAGCAGCAACACAGGATTCAAGAGAATTTTTATTAAAAAACACTAGAGAAATAATTATTCTATGTAGTAAATCTATCATTGCAGTTCACAAAGGAGAATTAGCAACAGCAAAAAATAATTTAAAACAAGCTGATAAACTATTAAAAAAATATAAGAAAAAGGCAACAGGACAATTAAGAAGATATCTAATTACACCAGAACAAGAATATGTTGAAGCAGCATGTTTGATTGCAATAGTAGAAAAAAAAGATATTCCTTCAGATAAAAAATTAGCAGTTATGCCTGAATCTTATGTTTTAGGATTATTAGATTGTGTTGGTGAATTAAAAAGAAAAGTTTTTGATGAAATGAGAACAGGTGACATAGATGATGCTATAAGATTTTTTGAGATAATGGAAAATCTATATCTTCAACTTTACACATTTTCATTATACGATAAAGTAGTAAAAGAAGCTAGAAGAAAAATTGATGTAAATAGAATTTTAGTGGACGATGTTAGATCGGCAATTACAGAAGAAAAAAGACGAATTGAATTAATCAAATCATTAGAAAAATTAGAAAAATAA
- a CDS encoding DNA-directed RNA polymerase subunit N, with translation MLIPVRCFTCGNLIADKFDDYQTKLKAGEDPEKVLNELQINRYCCRRMLLTTVETIQQVIPFYESIQKRKQEVQSELD, from the coding sequence GTGTTAATTCCTGTTAGATGTTTTACATGTGGAAACTTGATTGCAGATAAATTCGATGATTATCAAACTAAACTAAAAGCAGGAGAAGATCCTGAAAAAGTTCTAAATGAGTTACAAATCAACAGATATTGTTGCAGAAGAATGCTTTTGACTACGGTTGAGACAATTCAACAGGTAATTCCATTCTATGAATCAATTCAGAAAAGAAAACAAGAAGTTCAATCTGAATTAGATTAA
- the eno gene encoding phosphopyruvate hydratase, with protein MSKITSIEGRVLFNSRGSKTIEVDVKSDNKFLGRVCAPSGASVGKYEATSFPSGGPEESLKILTQNSQKFIGLDSSDLKTIHETLKSLDNTNNYSVIGGALAFAVTIASMESASQSLEQPLFKTLSPNSEAKCPFPLGNILGGGAHAGPGTPDIQEILICATGSKTIENAIETNLAVHKELRKVLEKEDPNFTNGRGDEGGWAPKLENQKALEVSAKACENLGFTLGKEVSLGVDFASSTQWNEEKGKYIYDRAGFENSTGEQIDFAADIIDKFKLIYAEDAVHEEAFEDMAELTAKFPNTLVTGDDLTVTSKDILTKAIGIKACNAAILKVNQAGSLYDALEFADVANQNNVRLITSHRSGESTDSQISHIGIATKSKMLKVGVVGGERVAKLNELLRLSGHDFICGMAEI; from the coding sequence TTGTCTAAAATTACTTCTATTGAAGGACGAGTTTTATTCAATAGTAGGGGCAGTAAAACAATTGAAGTTGATGTAAAATCAGATAACAAATTTCTAGGAAGGGTTTGTGCCCCATCAGGTGCAAGTGTAGGAAAATATGAAGCAACAAGTTTTCCCAGTGGCGGTCCAGAAGAAAGCCTAAAGATACTAACACAGAATTCACAAAAGTTCATCGGTTTAGATTCATCAGATTTGAAAACAATTCATGAAACATTGAAAAGTTTGGACAATACCAACAATTATTCAGTTATTGGCGGTGCACTTGCTTTTGCTGTAACAATTGCATCAATGGAATCTGCATCACAATCATTAGAACAACCACTATTCAAAACATTATCTCCAAATTCAGAAGCTAAATGTCCATTTCCACTAGGAAATATTTTAGGTGGGGGAGCACATGCTGGACCTGGAACTCCAGATATTCAAGAAATTTTAATTTGTGCAACAGGTTCAAAAACTATTGAAAATGCAATTGAGACAAATCTAGCAGTTCATAAAGAATTGAGAAAAGTTTTGGAAAAAGAGGATCCTAACTTCACTAACGGAAGGGGAGATGAAGGAGGATGGGCACCAAAATTAGAAAATCAAAAGGCATTAGAAGTTTCAGCTAAGGCTTGTGAGAATTTAGGCTTCACTTTAGGTAAAGAAGTGTCATTAGGAGTAGATTTTGCATCATCAACACAATGGAATGAAGAAAAAGGAAAGTACATCTACGATAGAGCTGGATTTGAAAATTCAACAGGTGAACAGATTGATTTTGCAGCAGACATTATTGACAAATTTAAATTAATTTATGCTGAAGATGCAGTTCATGAAGAGGCATTTGAAGATATGGCAGAATTGACTGCAAAATTTCCAAATACATTAGTTACAGGTGATGACTTGACTGTAACCAGTAAAGATATCCTAACAAAAGCAATTGGCATCAAAGCATGTAATGCGGCAATCTTGAAAGTGAACCAAGCAGGTAGCCTGTATGATGCATTAGAATTTGCAGATGTTGCAAATCAAAACAATGTCAGATTAATCACATCACATAGATCTGGAGAATCTACAGATTCACAAATTTCACACATAGGAATTGCAACAAAATCAAAAATGCTCAAAGTAGGCGTGGTAGGAGGCGAAAGAGTAGCAAAATTGAACGAATTATTGCGTTTATCAGGGCATGATTTTATATGTGGCATGGCGGAGATTTAA
- the rpsB gene encoding 30S ribosomal protein S2, with the protein MSEQEETVDIKKKVISTGIRVGTQVKTKFMKPFITKASPEGLYMLDIDMTLAKINTSAKFINRLGAENIIVCSSRRYAEIPIEKFCEMTGAKKLLGRFMPGTLTNPSLPYYIEPKLVVISDPEVDEQALIEATNAGIPVIGIANTDNITSKLDIIIPANNRGRKALATIYWLLVRQILIEKGELKENESMKYEIDDFEAKITEEEIE; encoded by the coding sequence ATGAGTGAACAAGAAGAAACAGTGGATATTAAGAAAAAAGTCATTTCAACTGGGATCAGAGTCGGAACACAAGTAAAGACAAAATTCATGAAACCATTTATCACAAAAGCCAGTCCAGAAGGACTCTATATGCTAGATATTGATATGACTCTAGCAAAAATAAATACATCAGCTAAATTCATCAATAGACTAGGAGCAGAAAATATCATCGTTTGTTCTAGTAGACGATATGCAGAAATTCCTATCGAAAAATTCTGTGAGATGACAGGAGCTAAAAAATTACTTGGAAGATTCATGCCAGGTACATTGACAAATCCATCATTACCATATTACATTGAACCAAAATTAGTTGTTATTTCAGATCCTGAAGTAGATGAACAAGCATTAATTGAAGCAACTAACGCAGGAATTCCAGTAATTGGAATTGCAAACACAGACAACATCACATCAAAATTAGATATTATCATTCCGGCAAATAATAGAGGAAGAAAAGCACTAGCAACAATTTACTGGTTACTAGTTAGACAAATTCTCATTGAAAAAGGAGAGTTGAAAGAAAATGAATCAATGAAATATGAAATTGATGATTTCGAAGCAAAGATTACCGAAGAGGAAATCGAATAA
- the mvk gene encoding mevalonate kinase produces MKSKASAPGKVILFGEHFVVYGIKSILCSINKRVTVTAEKTKEKKISINSKIGKLVLQPNKSISKIDSPLKPFYYLANKAIKDQKEGLEIEIESEIPLGAGLGSSSACCVAGAAAIFKLFGKISKEKILELAIEAEKTIYQNTSGADCTVSTYGGLMEYDKNSGFKKIKDEPNFQLVIANSNIEHSTESMVSKVKEFENKNKEKFNELSNLESKLVEDVLKLIKENKINEIGEKINQNQKFLEEIGISNEQLENMIEIGQISSYGAKITGSGGGGCIFALTNESNLENTLKEFTNKKYECFPAKIDYKGLNTF; encoded by the coding sequence TTGAAATCTAAAGCATCAGCTCCAGGAAAAGTTATTCTGTTTGGAGAACATTTTGTTGTTTATGGAATTAAATCAATTTTATGTTCTATAAACAAAAGGGTTACAGTAACTGCAGAAAAAACTAAGGAAAAGAAAATTTCAATTAATTCAAAAATAGGAAAATTAGTTTTACAGCCAAATAAATCAATTTCAAAAATTGATTCACCGTTAAAACCATTTTATTATTTAGCAAATAAAGCAATCAAAGATCAGAAGGAAGGGCTAGAAATTGAAATAGAGTCAGAAATTCCATTAGGGGCAGGACTAGGTTCATCATCAGCATGTTGTGTAGCAGGTGCTGCGGCTATTTTCAAATTATTTGGAAAAATTTCGAAGGAAAAGATATTAGAACTTGCCATTGAGGCTGAAAAAACAATTTATCAAAATACATCAGGTGCAGATTGTACAGTTTCCACGTATGGAGGGTTAATGGAATATGACAAGAATAGCGGATTTAAAAAAATCAAAGATGAACCTAATTTTCAATTAGTGATTGCAAATTCAAACATTGAACATTCAACAGAATCAATGGTTTCAAAAGTGAAAGAATTTGAGAATAAAAACAAGGAGAAATTTAACGAATTATCAAATTTAGAATCAAAATTAGTAGAAGATGTTTTAAAATTAATTAAAGAAAATAAAATAAATGAAATTGGAGAAAAAATAAATCAGAATCAAAAGTTTTTAGAGGAAATTGGAATCTCAAATGAACAATTAGAAAACATGATTGAAATTGGACAAATTTCATCTTACGGCGCAAAGATAACAGGTTCTGGTGGCGGGGGCTGTATTTTTGCATTAACAAATGAATCGAATTTGGAAAATACATTAAAAGAATTCACAAATAAGAAATACGAATGTTTTCCAGCAAAAATAGATTACAAAGGACTGAACACTTTTTAA
- a CDS encoding isopentenyl phosphate kinase, with the protein MILIKLGGSIITNKEKPLSARKKTIDNLSKSLKKIKEPIIIVHGGGSYGHYWSVKYDMHTKERKYDIRGVSIIKNSMIELNKIILDSLLKNKSNPYSLPPTDFMSGNKPISKKINEVKKIAKSGLIPVTYGDALWFGQNKTYILSGDKIMTHFAKVLKPRLCIFALNEDGLYSDLKSKKVISELKGSVPLMSENKMDVTGGMTRKVEEAIKISKMGMNVFFVNGKKPERIVAAVKNREFKGTMFRGKRNV; encoded by the coding sequence ATGATTCTGATAAAATTAGGCGGATCAATTATTACAAATAAAGAAAAGCCGTTATCAGCAAGGAAAAAAACAATAGATAATTTATCAAAAAGTTTGAAAAAAATTAAAGAACCAATCATAATTGTTCACGGAGGCGGTTCATATGGACATTATTGGTCTGTAAAATATGATATGCATACCAAAGAAAGAAAATACGATATCAGAGGTGTATCAATTATTAAAAATTCAATGATTGAATTAAATAAAATTATTTTAGATTCGTTACTAAAAAATAAATCAAATCCATACTCATTACCTCCAACAGATTTTATGTCAGGCAATAAACCAATTTCAAAGAAGATCAATGAAGTTAAAAAAATAGCAAAATCAGGCTTAATCCCAGTTACATATGGAGATGCATTATGGTTTGGTCAAAATAAAACATACATCCTATCAGGAGATAAAATAATGACACATTTTGCAAAAGTTCTAAAACCAAGATTGTGTATTTTTGCATTAAATGAAGATGGACTTTATTCGGATCTTAAATCAAAAAAAGTAATTTCTGAACTAAAAGGAAGTGTTCCATTAATGTCAGAAAATAAAATGGATGTGACAGGAGGAATGACAAGAAAAGTGGAAGAAGCAATTAAAATTTCTAAAATGGGTATGAATGTATTTTTTGTAAATGGAAAAAAACCAGAAAGAATTGTAGCAGCTGTTAAAAATAGAGAGTTTAAAGGAACCATGTTTAGAGGAAAAAGAAATGTCTGA
- the idi gene encoding isopentenyl-diphosphate Delta-isomerase — protein MSEEFVILVDENDNPIGAEEKVKCHLPNGKLHRAFTALLFDKDGRLVLTKRAKEKMLWPGDWDGTFASHPRESEGYVSSGERRMPEELGISGKLDYFHKFEYHVPYKDVGSENEVCGTLVGVIDKNTKLKEIEGEIDEIKWISAKELITEIKINPQIYCPWMLIALELLEKSDKSMLKKHEGVLSAWMSDEIHQGLQEAIKTHIPTEKWRLVNEKN, from the coding sequence ATGTCTGAAGAATTTGTAATATTAGTGGATGAAAACGATAATCCAATTGGGGCAGAAGAAAAAGTAAAATGTCATTTACCAAATGGAAAATTACATAGAGCATTTACCGCATTATTATTTGATAAAGATGGAAGGTTAGTATTAACAAAAAGAGCAAAAGAAAAAATGTTATGGCCAGGAGATTGGGATGGTACATTTGCAAGTCATCCAAGAGAATCAGAAGGATATGTTTCATCAGGTGAAAGAAGGATGCCTGAAGAATTAGGGATTTCTGGAAAATTAGATTATTTTCATAAATTTGAATACCATGTACCATACAAAGATGTAGGATCTGAAAATGAAGTTTGTGGAACTCTAGTTGGGGTGATTGATAAAAATACAAAGTTGAAAGAAATAGAAGGTGAGATTGATGAAATTAAATGGATTTCAGCAAAGGAACTAATTACTGAAATTAAAATAAATCCTCAAATTTATTGTCCATGGATGCTAATTGCATTAGAATTACTTGAAAAATCGGATAAATCTATGCTCAAAAAACATGAGGGTGTCTTATCTGCATGGATGAGCGATGAAATCCATCAAGGGTTACAAGAAGCAATTAAAACCCATATTCCAACAGAAAAATGGAGATTAGTAAATGAAAAAAACTAA
- a CDS encoding polyprenyl synthetase family protein: MKKTKQIENNAKIVNKYLNSKLKGNPKKLYDAAGHLIVNGGKRLRPYMVIRSCQILGGKSSTAMIAASAVEMVHNFTLVHDDIMDNDEMRHGVPTVHKKFGMPVAILAGDVLFSKAFQIISESKLSPNANTHLISRLAKACVDVCEGQLLDIKMADEKRIPTAAEYITMIGKKTAALFDVSCAMGAICATNKPKDISNLSTFGRNLGIAFQITDDLIGVMGDPKVTKKPVGNDLREGKKSLPILMAIKLAKGNEKKIILKAFGNSKISKKDLNRAVEVIRSLGIEEKVRNQALKYAEKSEKSLTKYKGTAKVELVALLDFVVKRSV; encoded by the coding sequence ATGAAAAAAACTAAACAAATTGAAAATAATGCTAAAATTGTAAACAAATATCTTAATTCAAAATTAAAGGGTAATCCAAAAAAACTCTATGATGCTGCAGGACATCTTATTGTTAATGGTGGAAAAAGACTTAGACCATACATGGTAATTAGAAGTTGTCAAATTTTAGGCGGTAAATCATCAACAGCAATGATTGCTGCAAGTGCAGTAGAAATGGTACACAACTTTACGCTAGTACATGATGACATTATGGATAATGATGAAATGCGTCATGGAGTTCCAACAGTACATAAAAAATTTGGTATGCCAGTTGCAATATTAGCAGGAGATGTATTATTTTCAAAAGCATTTCAAATTATTTCAGAATCAAAATTATCACCTAATGCAAATACACATCTGATATCTAGACTTGCAAAAGCTTGTGTAGATGTTTGTGAAGGTCAATTATTAGATATTAAAATGGCAGATGAAAAAAGGATACCAACCGCAGCAGAATACATTACAATGATAGGTAAAAAAACAGCAGCATTATTTGATGTATCATGCGCAATGGGAGCAATTTGTGCAACAAACAAACCAAAAGATATTTCAAATCTTTCAACATTTGGAAGAAATTTAGGAATTGCATTTCAAATTACAGATGATTTGATAGGAGTTATGGGAGATCCTAAAGTTACAAAGAAACCAGTAGGAAATGATTTAAGAGAAGGCAAAAAATCTCTTCCAATTTTAATGGCAATCAAATTAGCAAAAGGCAATGAGAAAAAAATAATTTTAAAAGCATTTGGCAATTCTAAAATTTCAAAGAAGGATCTGAATAGGGCTGTTGAAGTAATTCGTTCATTAGGTATCGAAGAAAAAGTAAGGAATCAGGCTCTAAAATACGCTGAAAAATCAGAGAAATCACTAACAAAGTACAAAGGAACTGCCAAAGTAGAATTAGTTGCATTATTAGATTTTGTAGTTAAACGAAGTGTATAG
- the gltX gene encoding glutamate--tRNA ligase, which translates to MDEEIKKEIRKMTLQNAFEHGGETRDKIILGKILGTKPEFRTKVKEISIEISEIVSNVNQLSIEEQKKEIEEKYPEILTPKEKIKEREGLPELKNAQQGNVVTRFPPEPNGYPHIGHAKAAIINSEYAKMYGGKFILRMDDTNPEAERMEYHAAIKVGLEWLGIEFDVVKSTSDDMEVFYEKGIELINSGKAYICKCKREDISKNRRERKACKCSREDVDKNISNWEKMETKFNPGEAIVRFRGDMQADNAVMRDPVLFRIIEGKHYTVGEKYRIWPSYDFAVAIEDSIDGITHAFRSKEFELREELTEAILDSLNMRKPQQGFFSRLEFKGMPISKRIIKPLIEERKVSWYDDPRLPTLEALKKRGIKPEAIRKFIMSLGLTKANTLAPFDSLEAFNRKFVDESSIRLYMITSPRKLSVKKFTITSVEISNHPVNDLGKRNIEVDGNFYISGEDAENLKEGEQVRLLGLGNILITKYGEELEGEYVKDGDITNIPKIQWVSQKTGHKIKIIIPKILFIDEKFNEDSLEELDAYCEPHYLQLKEGEEIQFIRFGYCRKDSQNQAIFTHK; encoded by the coding sequence ATGGACGAAGAGATTAAAAAAGAAATTAGAAAAATGACACTTCAAAATGCATTTGAACATGGTGGTGAAACCAGGGATAAAATAATTTTAGGAAAAATTCTTGGAACTAAACCAGAATTTAGAACCAAAGTTAAAGAAATTTCAATTGAAATTTCAGAAATTGTTTCAAATGTTAATCAATTATCAATAGAAGAACAAAAAAAAGAAATTGAAGAAAAATATCCAGAAATTTTAACTCCTAAAGAAAAAATTAAAGAAAGAGAGGGCCTACCAGAATTAAAAAATGCACAACAAGGAAATGTGGTTACAAGATTTCCACCAGAACCAAATGGGTATCCACACATAGGCCATGCAAAAGCAGCTATCATTAATTCAGAATATGCAAAAATGTATGGAGGAAAATTCATTCTAAGAATGGATGATACAAATCCTGAAGCTGAAAGAATGGAATACCATGCTGCAATTAAAGTAGGCTTAGAATGGTTAGGAATTGAGTTCGATGTTGTCAAAAGTACTTCAGATGATATGGAAGTATTTTATGAAAAAGGAATTGAGTTAATTAATTCTGGAAAAGCCTACATTTGTAAATGTAAAAGAGAGGACATTAGTAAAAATAGACGGGAGAGAAAAGCATGCAAATGCAGTAGAGAAGATGTTGATAAAAATATCAGTAATTGGGAAAAAATGGAAACTAAATTTAATCCAGGTGAAGCAATAGTTAGATTTCGAGGAGACATGCAAGCTGATAACGCAGTAATGAGAGACCCAGTTTTATTCAGAATTATTGAAGGAAAACACTACACAGTAGGCGAAAAATATAGGATTTGGCCAAGTTATGATTTTGCAGTAGCAATTGAAGATAGTATTGACGGAATTACGCACGCTTTTCGTTCAAAAGAATTTGAGTTGAGAGAAGAGTTGACTGAAGCAATTTTAGATTCACTAAATATGAGAAAACCACAACAAGGGTTTTTCTCAAGATTGGAATTCAAAGGTATGCCAATTTCAAAAAGAATTATCAAACCACTGATAGAAGAACGTAAAGTTTCATGGTATGACGATCCAAGATTACCAACCTTAGAGGCATTAAAGAAAAGAGGGATCAAACCAGAGGCAATTAGAAAATTTATCATGTCTTTAGGGTTAACCAAAGCAAATACTTTAGCACCTTTTGATTCCCTTGAAGCATTTAACAGAAAATTTGTTGATGAAAGTAGCATTAGATTGTATATGATTACTAGTCCAAGAAAATTATCAGTAAAAAAATTTACAATTACATCTGTTGAAATTTCAAATCATCCAGTAAATGATTTGGGTAAACGTAACATTGAGGTTGACGGAAATTTTTACATTTCTGGAGAAGATGCAGAAAATCTCAAAGAGGGAGAACAGGTTAGACTTTTAGGATTAGGGAATATTTTGATTACAAAGTACGGAGAAGAGCTAGAAGGGGAATATGTTAAAGATGGAGATATTACAAACATTCCAAAGATACAATGGGTTTCACAAAAAACAGGGCATAAAATTAAAATTATTATTCCAAAAATATTGTTTATTGATGAAAAGTTTAACGAAGACAGTCTAGAAGAACTTGATGCTTACTGTGAACCACATTACTTACAATTAAAAGAAGGTGAAGAAATACAATTTATTAGATTTGGATACTGCAGAAAAGATTCACAAAATCAAGCAATTTTTACACATAAGTGA